From a region of the Gammaproteobacteria bacterium genome:
- a CDS encoding iron-sulfur cluster assembly scaffold protein, which translates to VNEQGVIEDAKFKTYGCGSAIASSSLLTEWVKGKTLTEAGEIKNTQIAEELALPPVKIHCSVLAEDAIKAAIHDYQSKHEASAEKKSA; encoded by the coding sequence GTCAACGAGCAGGGCGTGATCGAAGACGCCAAGTTCAAGACCTACGGCTGCGGCTCGGCGATCGCCTCCAGCTCCCTGCTGACCGAATGGGTGAAGGGCAAGACCCTGACGGAAGCGGGTGAGATCAAGAACACGCAGATCGCGGAAGAGCTGGCGCTGCCGCCGGTGAAGATCCACTGCTCGGTGCTGGCGGAGGACGCCATCAAGGCGGCCATCCACGACTACCAGAGCAAACACGAGGCATCGGCCGAGAAAAAGTCGGCCTGA
- the iscA gene encoding iron-sulfur cluster assembly protein IscA has protein sequence MGITLTEKAADRIRTFLAKRGKGVGLRLGVKTTGCSGMAYVMEYADELEEGDTVFEDHGVKIIINPKSLVYLDGTELDYAKEGLNEGFKFNNPNEKDRCGCGESFSV, from the coding sequence ATGGGGATCACCCTGACAGAAAAGGCCGCCGACCGGATCCGGACGTTTCTTGCCAAACGCGGCAAGGGCGTCGGCCTGCGCCTGGGCGTCAAGACGACCGGGTGTTCGGGCATGGCTTACGTTATGGAATACGCGGATGAGCTCGAGGAAGGCGATACGGTGTTCGAGGATCACGGCGTCAAGATCATCATCAATCCCAAGAGCCTGGTCTATCTCGACGGTACGGAACTGGACTACGCCAAGGAAGGACTGAACGAGGGGTTCAAGTTCAACAACCCCAACGAAAAGGATCGTTGCGGCTGTGGTGAAAGCTTCAGTGTCTGA
- the hscB gene encoding Fe-S protein assembly co-chaperone HscB, translating to MDFNFAQSYFELFGLPVGFDVDSDQLKTRYQKLQSELHPDRFAGADAQAKRLSVQATSLVNEAYGTLRDPRLRARYLLHLKGVEFDDERETSSDPEFLMQQMELRERLDESAEAEDALNRLDTFIAEVRTQARSLDEAFAAQYAAEDIAAAKDSVLKMRFHARLIEEAQARQARLEDELL from the coding sequence ATGGACTTCAATTTCGCTCAATCCTATTTTGAGTTGTTCGGGCTACCTGTCGGCTTCGACGTCGATTCGGACCAGCTCAAGACCCGCTATCAAAAACTCCAAAGCGAACTCCATCCCGACCGATTCGCCGGTGCGGACGCCCAGGCCAAGCGCCTGTCCGTGCAGGCGACCTCGTTGGTGAACGAGGCTTATGGCACCTTGCGCGATCCGCGTCTGCGGGCGCGCTATCTGCTGCACCTGAAAGGCGTGGAATTCGACGACGAGCGCGAGACGTCGTCCGATCCCGAGTTTCTGATGCAGCAGATGGAGTTGCGCGAGCGCCTGGACGAGAGCGCCGAGGCGGAGGACGCGCTGAACCGCCTGGACACGTTCATCGCCGAAGTCCGCACCCAGGCACGGTCCCTCGACGAGGCCTTTGCCGCCCAGTACGCCGCGGAGGATATCGCCGCCGCCAAGGATTCGGTACTCAAGATGCGCTTCCATGCGCGCCTCATCGAAGAGGCGCAGGCGCGTCAGGCCAGACTGGAAGACGAACTACTTTAA
- the hscA gene encoding Fe-S protein assembly chaperone HscA, translated as MALLQISEPGMSTVPHEHRLAAGIDLGTTNSLVASVRSGMAETLPDAEDRHLLPSVVQYHADAPPQVGYEARRNAALDPLNTIASVKRLMGRAATDIKTLAGHVPYEFAATDSSVPHIHTAGGDVTPVEVSAEILKTLKQRAEETLGGELAGTVITVPAYFDDAQRQATKDAARLAGLNLYRLLNEPTAAAIAYGLDKGQEGVIAVYDLGGGTFDISILRLNRGVFEVLATGGDSALGGDDFDHAIAEWMVEEAGIEAQGDHKLMRRLLRDACAVKEALTDQDEAEFSIQLDDLNYWNGCISCAQMNCLIEPLIKKTLLSCRRALRDAGITPDEIQEVVMVGGSTRVPRVREMVGEFFGREPLTDIDPDRVVAIGAALQADVLAGNKPDDEMLLLDVIPLSLGIETMGGLVEKIVPRNTTIPVARAQEFTTYKDGQSAMAIHVLQGERDLVEDCRSLARFELHGIPPMVAGAPRIRVTFQVDADGLLNVTAEEVASGVQAHVEVKPSYGLTDEEIEGMLTDSMTHAREDMEARRLREQQVEAQRVLEAIDSALAADGDKLLNEEERAGILADRDRLAAAAGEPDPEAIKTAIQKLEKTSEFYVARRMDQSIKAAMAGHNVHEFE; from the coding sequence ATGGCTTTGCTGCAGATTTCCGAACCCGGCATGTCGACCGTACCGCACGAGCATCGTCTCGCGGCGGGCATCGACCTGGGTACCACCAACTCGCTGGTCGCCAGCGTGCGCAGCGGCATGGCCGAGACGCTGCCCGACGCCGAAGACCGCCATCTGCTGCCGTCGGTCGTGCAATACCATGCCGATGCGCCGCCGCAGGTGGGTTACGAGGCCAGGCGCAACGCCGCCCTGGATCCGCTGAACACGATCGCCTCGGTCAAGCGCCTGATGGGCCGCGCCGCCACGGACATCAAGACCCTGGCGGGGCATGTGCCCTACGAATTCGCGGCCACCGATTCTTCGGTGCCGCATATTCATACCGCCGGGGGCGACGTGACGCCGGTGGAGGTCTCTGCCGAAATCCTCAAGACCCTCAAGCAACGGGCGGAAGAGACGCTGGGCGGCGAACTGGCGGGGACGGTGATCACCGTGCCGGCGTATTTCGACGATGCGCAGCGCCAGGCGACCAAGGACGCCGCCCGTCTTGCCGGGCTGAATCTGTACCGACTGCTCAACGAGCCCACCGCCGCAGCGATCGCCTACGGCCTCGACAAAGGCCAGGAAGGTGTCATCGCGGTATACGATCTTGGCGGCGGGACCTTCGATATCTCGATCCTGCGTCTTAACCGCGGGGTCTTCGAGGTGCTCGCCACCGGTGGAGACTCCGCTCTGGGCGGGGACGACTTCGACCATGCCATCGCCGAATGGATGGTGGAGGAGGCGGGTATCGAGGCGCAGGGCGACCACAAGCTGATGCGCCGGCTGCTGCGCGACGCCTGCGCCGTCAAGGAGGCACTGACGGATCAGGACGAAGCGGAGTTCTCCATCCAGCTCGACGACCTGAACTACTGGAACGGTTGCATTAGCTGCGCGCAGATGAACTGCCTGATCGAACCGCTGATCAAAAAAACTCTGCTTTCCTGCCGCCGCGCCCTGCGCGATGCCGGCATCACGCCCGATGAGATCCAGGAGGTTGTCATGGTCGGCGGGTCCACCCGCGTGCCACGGGTACGGGAAATGGTGGGCGAATTCTTCGGCCGTGAACCGTTGACCGATATCGATCCGGACAGAGTGGTGGCCATCGGCGCCGCCCTGCAGGCCGACGTGCTGGCCGGCAACAAGCCCGACGATGAAATGCTGCTGCTGGATGTCATCCCCCTGTCGCTGGGCATCGAGACCATGGGCGGCTTGGTGGAAAAGATCGTGCCGCGCAATACCACCATCCCGGTGGCCCGCGCCCAGGAATTCACCACTTACAAGGACGGGCAGAGCGCCATGGCGATCCACGTGCTGCAGGGCGAGCGTGATCTGGTGGAAGACTGCCGTTCCCTGGCGCGTTTCGAGCTGCACGGCATTCCGCCCATGGTGGCCGGCGCACCGCGTATCCGGGTGACCTTCCAGGTCGACGCCGACGGTCTGCTGAACGTCACCGCCGAGGAGGTCGCGTCCGGCGTGCAGGCCCATGTCGAGGTCAAGCCGTCCTATGGCCTGACCGACGAGGAGATCGAGGGCATGCTCACCGATTCGATGACGCATGCCCGCGAGGACATGGAGGCACGCCGCCTGCGCGAACAGCAGGTCGAGGCCCAGCGCGTGCTGGAGGCAATCGACTCGGCACTGGCGGCGGATGGTGACAAGCTGCTCAACGAAGAAGAACGTGCAGGCATTCTGGCCGATCGCGACAGGCTGGCTGCAGCGGCCGGCGAACCGGACCCGGAAGCCATCAAGACCGCCATTCAGAAACTGGAGAAGACCTCCGAGTTCTACGTCGCGCGGCGCATGGATCAGAGCATCAAGGCGGCCATGGCGGGTCACAACGTTCACGAATTCGAATAA
- the fdx gene encoding ISC system 2Fe-2S type ferredoxin: MTKLVFLPHEEICPEGAVIEVEPGISICDAALKNGIEIEHACEKSCACTTCHVYVREGLDSLNEATEDEEDMLDKAWGLEPDSRLSCQALVDDEDLVVEIPKYTINMVSEKH, translated from the coding sequence ATGACCAAGCTGGTATTTTTGCCTCACGAGGAAATCTGTCCGGAAGGGGCCGTTATCGAGGTCGAGCCCGGCATCAGCATCTGCGATGCCGCCCTGAAGAACGGCATCGAGATCGAGCATGCCTGCGAAAAATCCTGTGCCTGCACGACCTGCCATGTTTATGTGCGCGAGGGGCTCGATTCCCTTAACGAGGCCACGGAGGACGAGGAGGACATGCTGGACAAGGCCTGGGGTCTGGAGCCTGATTCCCGCCTCAGCTGCCAGGCCCTGGTCGATGACGAGGACCTGGTGGTCGAGATTCCCAAATACACCATCAACATGGTCTCGGAAAAGCACTGA
- the iscX gene encoding Fe-S cluster assembly protein IscX, which produces MKWTDTLDVAIALDETHPDVDPRSVNFVDLRQWVMDLDEFDDDPAHSGERILEAIQMAWIEERE; this is translated from the coding sequence TTGAAGTGGACCGATACCCTGGATGTGGCGATCGCGCTGGACGAAACCCACCCCGATGTCGACCCCCGGAGCGTGAATTTCGTGGATTTGCGCCAATGGGTGATGGATCTGGACGAGTTCGACGACGATCCGGCGCATTCCGGCGAGCGCATCCTGGAGGCCATCCAGATGGCCTGGATCGAGGAGCGGGAATAG
- the ndk gene encoding nucleoside-diphosphate kinase: MSVERTLSIIKPDAVAKNVIGKIYTRFEEAGLRIVAARMMHLSREQAEGFYAVHKERPFFNDLVEFMISGPVMVQVLEGENAIAANREIMGATNPKEAAPGTIRADFAVSIDENAVHGSDGAETATQEIAYFFPEDQICPRTR, from the coding sequence ATGTCCGTCGAACGAACCCTTTCTATCATCAAACCCGATGCCGTGGCCAAGAACGTGATCGGCAAGATCTACACCCGATTCGAGGAGGCCGGTCTGCGGATCGTGGCTGCGCGGATGATGCATCTGAGCCGCGAGCAGGCCGAAGGGTTCTACGCGGTTCATAAGGAGCGTCCTTTTTTCAATGACCTGGTCGAGTTTATGATCAGCGGCCCCGTCATGGTCCAGGTGCTGGAGGGCGAGAACGCCATCGCCGCCAACCGCGAGATCATGGGCGCCACCAATCCGAAGGAGGCCGCTCCGGGCACGATTCGCGCCGATTTCGCGGTGAGCATCGACGAGAACGCCGTGCACGGCTCCGACGGCGCCGAGACGGCGACCCAGGAGATCGCGTACTTCTTCCCCGAAGACCAGATCTGTCCGAGGACGCGGTAA
- the pilW gene encoding type IV pilus biogenesis/stability protein PilW produces the protein MKRLASVFAVLLLLSGCATQAERQKQKQDDQASSINVQLGVDYMNRGNMDLADTKLKKALRQNPDSAQAHNAYAVLMDRLGEYDKANDYFQRAVDLAPDDSGIHNNYGAFLCRRGKVKQGLEQLKTALRNPLYQTPEYALSNAGLCELKAGDTEAAKKYFRRALQRNPRLPSALFQLAKLNFDEHNFLSTRAYLSRYRDVAVETPESLWLCVRTEKQLGNQTEAGVCASKLYRFYPDSPEASYLRDPSRYDKP, from the coding sequence ATGAAACGGTTAGCGAGCGTGTTTGCCGTGCTCCTGTTGTTGTCGGGTTGCGCGACCCAGGCGGAGCGTCAAAAGCAGAAGCAGGATGATCAGGCCTCGTCGATCAACGTCCAGCTGGGTGTCGATTACATGAATCGCGGCAACATGGATCTGGCCGACACCAAGCTCAAGAAGGCGCTGCGGCAGAATCCCGATTCCGCCCAGGCACACAACGCCTATGCCGTATTGATGGATCGCCTCGGCGAATACGACAAGGCCAATGACTATTTCCAGCGCGCGGTCGACCTGGCTCCCGACGATTCGGGTATCCACAACAACTACGGCGCCTTTCTGTGCCGCCGGGGCAAGGTGAAGCAAGGACTCGAGCAGCTCAAGACCGCACTCAGGAATCCTCTTTACCAGACGCCGGAATACGCGCTTTCGAATGCCGGTTTATGTGAACTGAAGGCCGGCGACACCGAGGCGGCCAAGAAGTATTTCCGTCGCGCCCTGCAACGGAATCCACGACTGCCTTCCGCATTGTTCCAGCTGGCCAAGCTCAATTTTGATGAGCATAACTTCCTGAGCACGCGCGCCTATTTGTCGCGCTATCGGGATGTTGCCGTCGAGACTCCCGAAAGCCTCTGGTTGTGCGTGCGCACGGAAAAGCAACTGGGAAACCAAACCGAAGCGGGAGTATGTGCGTCCAAGCTGTACCGCTTTTACCCGGATTCGCCGGAGGCTTCCTACCTGAGAGATCCGAGCCGCTATGACAAACCCTGA
- a CDS encoding DUF4115 domain-containing protein, translating to MTNPETSLHIGPGEQLRAGRVAAGLSEQELGEALKLNVDIIRALETNDFERLAGPAYIKGYLRACARHLGLDENALLESYAQVEPEPPELELRHPTQQEQGAKRGAMTGSLLVFLLLLILLVVWWAKHNPTQQPVASGNEPALHGQAPGAAAQQPANNVISPAQQPNMPNTAIGAGQSETAAPEETAPAMPADGEQPSAAESSPPAAASPSEADKPAESSAPSSPEANAPTEPSAPSAMDQEGQSATPDQAHDYFSDHSAPGDDSLKLDFVQTSWAEITDANDNRLVFGLIRKGTQTTVHGTAPFNIFLGNAEGVKLDFNGKPVENFHIRPDHTARFMISAPAAAGN from the coding sequence ATGACAAACCCTGAGACCAGCCTGCATATCGGTCCTGGTGAACAACTGCGCGCCGGCCGTGTTGCGGCGGGCCTGTCCGAACAGGAACTGGGCGAGGCGCTTAAACTGAATGTAGACATCATCCGCGCCCTCGAGACCAACGATTTCGAACGGCTTGCCGGTCCTGCCTACATCAAAGGCTATCTGCGCGCCTGTGCACGCCACCTCGGCCTGGACGAAAACGCGTTGCTCGAGTCCTATGCGCAGGTCGAACCTGAACCGCCGGAGCTCGAATTGCGCCATCCCACCCAGCAGGAGCAGGGCGCCAAGCGCGGCGCGATGACCGGCTCCCTGCTGGTTTTTCTGCTGCTGCTCATCCTGCTGGTCGTGTGGTGGGCAAAACACAACCCGACCCAGCAACCGGTGGCGTCGGGCAACGAGCCTGCGCTGCATGGCCAGGCCCCCGGTGCTGCCGCTCAACAGCCTGCCAACAATGTGATCAGTCCGGCGCAGCAGCCGAACATGCCGAATACCGCCATCGGCGCCGGCCAGTCCGAAACGGCGGCGCCCGAGGAAACCGCACCGGCGATGCCGGCCGACGGTGAGCAGCCGTCCGCTGCCGAGTCTTCACCGCCGGCTGCCGCCTCGCCGTCGGAGGCTGACAAACCAGCCGAATCGTCCGCCCCGTCGTCTCCTGAGGCAAATGCGCCGACCGAACCGTCAGCACCTTCAGCCATGGATCAGGAAGGACAGTCTGCTACGCCCGATCAGGCACATGATTATTTTTCGGATCATTCGGCACCGGGCGACGATTCGCTCAAACTGGATTTCGTACAGACCTCATGGGCGGAGATCACCGACGCGAATGACAATCGCCTGGTGTTCGGGCTGATCCGCAAGGGAACGCAGACCACCGTGCACGGTACGGCACCTTTCAATATCTTCCTCGGCAACGCGGAAGGCGTGAAACTCGATTTCAACGGCAAACCGGTTGAAAACTTCCATATTCGTCCGGACCATACCGCACGCTTCATGATTTCTGCCCCTGCAGCGGCAGGCAACTGA
- the hisS gene encoding histidine--tRNA ligase, with product MAKSIQSIRGMHDILPDQTAAWRYIEGVVTAALTAYGYDEIRMPLVEMTELFSRSIGEVTDIVEKEMYTFEDRNGDSLTLRPEGTASCVRAGIEHGLLHNQQRRLWYMGPMFRHERPQKGRYRQFHQIGAETFGIPGPDIDAELIALCARIWDGLGLSGLRLEINSLGTPETRQVYRKDLIEYLSRHETKLDAEARDRLQSNPLRILDSKNPEMREVIRNAPDMFDYLDTASKTHFDQLRERLEDLGISYQVNPRLVRGLDYYSLTVFEWITDELGAQGTVCAGGRYDGLVEQLGGRATPAAGFAMGIERLLALMEAQDVAPEPLAPHAYLLMLGEAAERQGWALAERWRSEVPDLRLQVNAGGGSLKSQMKRADKSGAPLALLLADDELAAEEVTVKHLRAADAEQQRISIGKMADYLNAALN from the coding sequence ATGGCCAAATCCATCCAGTCCATACGCGGGATGCACGACATCCTGCCCGACCAGACCGCGGCCTGGCGTTACATAGAAGGTGTCGTCACCGCGGCGCTGACGGCCTACGGCTACGACGAAATCCGCATGCCGCTGGTCGAAATGACCGAGCTGTTCAGCCGTTCCATCGGCGAGGTGACGGATATCGTCGAAAAGGAGATGTATACCTTCGAGGATCGCAACGGCGACAGCCTGACCCTGCGCCCGGAAGGTACCGCCAGCTGTGTCCGGGCCGGTATCGAGCATGGGCTGCTGCACAATCAGCAGCGCCGCTTGTGGTACATGGGCCCGATGTTCCGCCATGAGCGTCCCCAAAAGGGACGTTATCGCCAGTTTCATCAAATCGGCGCGGAGACGTTTGGCATTCCGGGTCCGGATATCGATGCGGAGCTCATCGCCCTGTGCGCGCGGATCTGGGACGGTCTCGGCCTGTCCGGCCTGCGCCTGGAAATCAATTCGCTCGGCACGCCGGAAACCCGCCAGGTTTACCGCAAGGACCTGATCGAATATCTGTCCCGGCACGAAACCAAACTCGATGCCGAAGCACGCGACCGTTTGCAGTCCAACCCGTTGCGCATCCTCGACAGCAAGAATCCCGAAATGCGTGAAGTGATCCGCAACGCGCCGGATATGTTCGACTATCTCGATACGGCGTCCAAAACGCATTTCGATCAGTTGCGCGAACGACTCGAGGATCTCGGGATTTCGTATCAGGTCAACCCGCGTCTGGTGCGGGGTCTCGATTATTATTCACTGACCGTATTCGAATGGATCACCGATGAACTGGGGGCGCAGGGCACTGTCTGTGCTGGTGGGCGCTACGACGGTCTGGTGGAACAGCTGGGCGGCCGTGCGACACCGGCCGCCGGGTTCGCCATGGGGATCGAGCGTTTGCTGGCGCTGATGGAGGCGCAGGATGTTGCGCCCGAACCGCTGGCCCCCCACGCCTATCTGCTCATGCTGGGAGAGGCCGCGGAACGGCAGGGTTGGGCCCTGGCCGAACGCTGGCGCAGCGAGGTGCCGGACCTGCGTCTGCAGGTGAATGCAGGCGGCGGCAGCCTGAAATCCCAGATGAAGCGGGCCGACAAATCGGGTGCGCCGCTGGCATTGTTGCTGGCCGATGACGAGCTGGCCGCCGAGGAAGTGACGGTAAAGCACCTGCGTGCCGCGGATGCCGAGCAGCAGCGCATTTCCATCGGCAAGATGGCCGATTATCTGAATGCGGCGCTGAATTGA